In the Helicobacter cetorum MIT 99-5656 genome, CCTTCCCATAAAAAGCAAAATCGCTATTTGGACTAGCCTTTTTAGCATAAATGTCATACTTGGTGTTAAAACGCCATAAAGTTTCCTTACCATTCACTACAGGCCATCTCAAGCCCCTAGCTTTATGATAATCATCAAAATAGGCTAAATCATGCCCATGCCCTATACCGAATTTGCGGTATTCTTCCCACAAATATTTTTGAATGAAAAAGCCATAGCCCTTAAAGACTTTCCCATCGCTACCTTCAACGCTCCGCTTATCGCCAAACACTTCGCTATTTTTAGCTCCCTTTCCCACTACATCATTAGCTAGAAATTTCTTAGCTTCCTTATTAGCAAACAACACTTCATAAAGCGTGGCGTTTTCATTAAAGCCCATTTTTTTAGCTTCTTCTAAAACACTTGGCAAAGTGAGTTTATCATCAATTTTTTTCTCACCCCAAACTTCTTTGAGCTTAAAGCGCTTAGAAAATTCTAAGATTTGCCATGTATCACTCATAGCTTTTCCTACAGGTAAAACTTGTTGTTTCCAATGCTGAGTGCGTCTTTCAGCATTTCCATAAGCCCCCCATTTTTCATAAATCATGGCTGTTGGTAAAATCAAATCCGCTACCTTAGCACTAATGCCTGGATAACAATCACTCACCACAATAAAATTATCCATTTCTCTTGCAACCTTTATCCAATGGTTTGCATTAGCACTATTTTGCCATGGGTTATTGACCGCCACCCAAATAAACTTAACCTTCCCATCTTCTAAAGCTCTCATCATAGAGACAAAATGGTGTCCCGGTTTAGGGTTTATGGTATTACTTGGAATGTGCCAAATTTTTTCAGCAATTTCTCTATGCTTTGGATTGGTTACGACCATATCAGCGGGTAAGCGAGTGTTAAAAGTGCCTACTTCTCTAGCTGTCCCACAAGCACTAGGCTGACCGGTTAATGAAAACGCTCCGCTACCGGGTTTAGCTTGCTTGCCTAGTAAAAAATGCACCATGTAAGCTTGCTCATTCACCCAAGTTCCCCTAGTGTGCTGGTTAAAGCCCATAGTCCAAAAACTCACTACCTTTCTATCTTTTTCAATATAAAGTTTCGCTAATTCTACTAACTTCTTTTTAAAATCTTCTAGGCTCTCGTTTTTATCCCCCTTAGCTACTTGTGCGACATAATCTAAAGTATAAGGCTCTAAAGCTTTTTTAAACTCTTCAAAAGAAATTTCCCAATGTTTTCCGGCGTCTTTTTGGTGTTTCATTTCCAATTTATCGCCTTTTTTAACCCCTAAATGTTTTAAAGCGATAGCTTCTTCATTATCTAAGATGATTTCATTTTGCTTTCTCATCGTTTCTTTTTCTTTATCGCTGTATTTTGGGTGGTTAGGATTATCTCGCATGCCATAGCCAATATCAGCAAAACCGGTTGCAAAAATAATATGCTCTTTCAAAAATTCCTTATCCATAGCTTCAGGGTGGTTATACACAATTTCTCTAGCAATATAATTCCATATCGCTAAATCTGTGCTAGGCTTAAAGATAATCTCAATATCTGCAATCCCTGAAGTGCGGTTAGAATAAGTGCTTAAATTAACTACCTTAACTCTATCTGGATTATTCAATTTTCTATCGCTTGCCCTAGACCATAAAATGGGGTGCATTTCTGCCATATTCGCCCCCCAAGTGATGATAGTATCTGTTAATTCAATATCATCATAACACCCACTTGGCTCATCAATTCCAAAAGTTTGCATAAACCCTGCTACCGCACTTGCCATGCAATGTCTGGCGTTTGGGTCAATATTATTACTACGCCACCCAGCTTTAAGCAATTTAACCGCCGCATAACCTTCCAAAATAGTGTATTGCCCAGAGCCAAAAATACCTACCCCACTTGGCCCCATTTCATTATAGACTTTCTTAAATTGCTTCTCCATTTCATCAAAAGCTCTTTTCCATGAAACAGGCTTGAATTTGCCTTTTTTATCAAACTCGCCCTTTTCATTCACTCTTAATAATGGTTCAGTTAGCCTATCTTCGCCATACATAATCTTGGCGTTAAAATAGCCTTTAATACAATTTAACCCACGATTAACCGGAGCGATAGGATCACCCTTCACAGCTACAATCTTATCGTTCTTAGTGGCTATCATAATGCCACAGCCTGTGCCACAAAACCTGCAAGGGGCTTTATCCCACTTCCAGCCTTGTTGTGTCTCATTAGCTTGAGCTTCTAAATGAGTGGGTAATAACATGCCAGCACTACTAGCCGCACTTGCGATGGCAATAGACTTGATAAAATCTCTACGAGAATATTGTTGGTTAG is a window encoding:
- the napA gene encoding periplasmic nitrate reductase subunit alpha, with amino-acid sequence MSKQDNPSNPNQQYSRRDFIKSIAIASAASSAGMLLPTHLEAQANETQQGWKWDKAPCRFCGTGCGIMIATKNDKIVAVKGDPIAPVNRGLNCIKGYFNAKIMYGEDRLTEPLLRVNEKGEFDKKGKFKPVSWKRAFDEMEKQFKKVYNEMGPSGVGIFGSGQYTILEGYAAVKLLKAGWRSNNIDPNARHCMASAVAGFMQTFGIDEPSGCYDDIELTDTIITWGANMAEMHPILWSRASDRKLNNPDRVKVVNLSTYSNRTSGIADIEIIFKPSTDLAIWNYIAREIVYNHPEAMDKEFLKEHIIFATGFADIGYGMRDNPNHPKYSDKEKETMRKQNEIILDNEEAIALKHLGVKKGDKLEMKHQKDAGKHWEISFEEFKKALEPYTLDYVAQVAKGDKNESLEDFKKKLVELAKLYIEKDRKVVSFWTMGFNQHTRGTWVNEQAYMVHFLLGKQAKPGSGAFSLTGQPSACGTAREVGTFNTRLPADMVVTNPKHREIAEKIWHIPSNTINPKPGHHFVSMMRALEDGKVKFIWVAVNNPWQNSANANHWIKVAREMDNFIVVSDCYPGISAKVADLILPTAMIYEKWGAYGNAERRTQHWKQQVLPVGKAMSDTWQILEFSKRFKLKEVWGEKKIDDKLTLPSVLEEAKKMGFNENATLYEVLFANKEAKKFLANDVVGKGAKNSEVFGDKRSVEGSDGKVFKGYGFFIQKYLWEEYRKFGIGHGHDLAYFDDYHKARGLRWPVVNGKETLWRFNTKYDIYAKKASPNSDFAFYGKAFKEIPQGDLKAPKVGTKIKLDNKAKIFFRPFMKAPERPSKEYPFWLATGRVLEHWHSGTMTMRVPELYRAVPEARCYMHENDAKNLGVENGGLVWIESRRGKVKARVDLRGRNKPPMGLVYVPWFDENVYINKVCLDATCPISKQTDYKKCAVKITKATTT